A region from the Corylus avellana chromosome ca7, CavTom2PMs-1.0 genome encodes:
- the LOC132186934 gene encoding uncharacterized protein LOC132186934, whose amino-acid sequence MTPRSHSRDSHQHTTTTTTTTTMPSKMLERVLSLRRGAPQHGEEGSGDNDDDTTDESKTKKQQLPLTTRAANYFTRMGPMGPCLAFLCLTFLAILSLLIFHSRPFVCVSSYYNPVSRSGFFGLDGLESDFGSLGVPWCRSKHGKTVEWTSKDLLKGLEEFVPIYETRPIKNNMYGMGFDHSFGLWFIVRWLKPDLMIESGAFKGHSTWVLRQAMPNTPIISLSPRHPEKYLKKGPAYVDGNCTYFAGKDFVDFGSVDWGSEMKKHGITDLSRVLIFFDDHQDELKRIKQALKAGFQHLVFEDNYDTGTGDHYSLRQICDQFYIRGGGHSCFTDSDEARIRSKRKKFWEKAMDIEEVCGPGEAWWGVRGYMRDNFNHSNQPISYAQHFQNSRFLESILDVYWELPPVAGPSLTHQTRYDPARAPSPIVEDGRYGLFQRLGLTRLDTSVFNGYTQMVYLQISKQEF is encoded by the exons ATGACTCCCCGATCTCACTCTCGCGACTCACACCAGCAcaccaccaccacaaccacCACAACCACCATGCCCAGCAAAATGCTGGAGCGGGTCCTCTCGTTGCGCCGAGGCGCGCCGCAGCACGGGGAGGAAGGCTCCGGTGATAACGACGACGACACGACCGACGAGTCGAAGACCAAGAAGCAGCAACTCCCGCTAACAACCCGAGCGGCCAACTACTTTACCAGAATGGGCCCTATGGGGCCCTGCCTGGCGTTCCTCTGCCTTACCTTCCTCGCAATCCTCTCATTGCTAATCTTCCACTCTCGCCCCTTCGTTTGCGTCTCCTCCTACTACAACCCAGTTTCCCGCTCCGGATTCTTCGGGCTAGACGGCCTCGAATCAGACTTCGGATCCCTCGGCGTGCCCTGGT GCAGATCGAAACATGGAAAAACAGTTGAATGGACGTCTAAGGATTTGCTTAAAGGCTTGGAAGAGTTTGTACCTATATATGAAACACGGCCAATTAAAAACAATATGTATGGAATGGGTTTTGACCACAGCTTTGGGCTTTGGTTCATTGTTCGATGGCTGAAGCCAGATTTGATGATTGAGAGCGGTGCTTTCAAGGGGCATTCCACTTGGGTTTTACGGCAAGCGATGCCAAACACGCCCATTATTTCACTTTCACCCCGGCATCCTGAGAAGTATCTAAAGAAGGGCCCTGCTTATGTTGATGGAAACTGCACGTACTTTGCTGGAAAGGACTTTGTAGATTTTGGAAGTGTTGATTGGGGAAGTGAGATGAAGAAACATGGGATTACTGATCTCAGTCgagttcttattttttttgatgacCATCAGGATGAATTGAAAAG AATAAAGCAGGCTCTGAAAGCTGGCTTCCAACATCTTGTTTTTGAAGATAACTATGACACTGGAACCGGAGATCATTATTCCTTAAGGCAGATTTGTGACCAATTTTATATAAGAG gaggtgggCATAGCTGTTTTACAGACAGTGATGAAGCTCGGATTAGAtcgaaaagaaagaaattctgGGAGAAAGCAATGGATATAGAAGAAGTTTGTGGGCCGGGTGAAGCATGGTGGGGTGTTAGAGGCTACATGCGGGATAACTTCAACCACAGCAATCAGCCAATATCCTATGCCCAACACTTTCAGAACAGCCGTTTTCTGGAATCAATTCTTGATGTTTACTGGGAACTCCCTCCCGTGGCCGGACCATCTCTCACTCATCAAACAAGATATGATCCGGCTCGTGCACCCAGCCCTATTGTTGAAGACGGCCGGTATGGCTTGTTCCAGCGGCTTGGTCTAACCAGGCTTGATACTTCTGTATTTAATGGGTATACTCAGATGGTTTATCTTCAGATATCTAAACAAGAGTTTTAG